The following are encoded together in the Bos javanicus breed banteng chromosome X, ARS-OSU_banteng_1.0, whole genome shotgun sequence genome:
- the GPR82 gene encoding probable G-protein coupled receptor 82, with translation MSNNSTCIQPSKISYMALPIIYTFLCIIGLFGNSLSQWIFLTKIAKKTSTHIYLAHLVTANLLVCSAMPFMGIYFLKGFQWEYQSPQCRVVNFLGTLSMHVSMFVSLLILSWIAISRYATLMKKDSTQETTSCYEKVFYGHLLKKFRQPNFARKLCVYIWIVVLGIIIPIIIYYSVEETTKGEETKCYNSQMELGAEISQTAGLIGTTFIGFSFLVVLTSYYSFVNHLRKIRTCTSITEKDLTYSSVKRHLLVIQILLIVCFLPYSIFKPIFFVVHRRLDCQQLNDLIEIKNILTCLASARSSTDPIIFLFLDKTFKKTLYNLFTKPDAPHLQPSD, from the coding sequence ATGAGTAACAACTCAACATGTATTCAACCATCCAAGATCTCTTACATGGCTTTACCGATCATTTATACCTTCCTTTGTATCATTGGTCTGTTTGGAAATTCTCTCTCCCAGTggatatttttaacaaaaatagcTAAGAAAACATCAACACACATCTACCTAGCACATCTCGTGACTGCAAACTTACTCGTGTGCAGTGCCATGCCTTTCATGGGTATCTATTTCCTAAAAGGTTTTCAGTGGGAATATCAATCTCCACAATGCAGGGTGGTCAATTTTTTGGGAACTCTATCCATGCATGTGAGTATGTTTGTCAGCCTCTTAATTTTAAGCTGGATTGCCATAAGCCGCTATGCTACCTTAATGAAAAAGGATTCCACACAAGAGACCACTTCGTGTTACGAGAAAGTATTTTATGGCCACTTGCTGAAAAAATTTCGCCAGCCCAACTTTGCTAGAAAACTATGTGTTTACATATGGATAGTTGTTCTAGGCATAATTATTCCAATTATCATATACTACTCGGTTGAAGAGACCACAAAAGGGGAAGAGACGAAGTGCTATAATTCACAGATGGAACTAGGAGCCGAGATCTCTCAGACTGCAGGCCTCATTGGAACCACATTTATTGGGTTTTCATTTTTAGTTGTCCTAACATCATACTACTCTTTTGTCAACCATCTGAGAAAAATAAGGACTTGTACATCCATTACAGAGAAAGATCTGACTTACAGCTCTGTGAAAAGGCACCTTTTGGTCATACAGATTCTACTAATAGTTTGCTTCCTTCCATACAGCATTTTTAAACCCATTTTTTTTGTTGTACACCGAAGACTGGACTGTCAGCAACTGAATgatttaattgaaataaaaaacatcCTCACCTGTCTTGCATCAGCCAGAAGTAGCACAGACcccattatatttctttttttagataaAACATTCAAGAAGACACTATACAATCTCTTTACAAAACCTGATGCACCCCATCTGCAACCCTCTGATTGA